Below is a window of Aedes albopictus mitochondrion, complete genome DNA.
AGAACTCTTTATTCAAGTGAAGTAAATTAATTTATGTCAACACATGCAAATCACCCTTTTCATTTAGTAGATTATAGTCCCTGACCATTAACAGGAGCTATTGGAGCTATAACAACAGTTACTGGACTTGTTCAATGATTTCATCAATATAATAACTCTTTATTTCTATTAGGAAATATTATTACTATACTTACAATATATCAATGATGACGAGATATTTCTCGAGAAGGAACATTTCAAGGTCTTCATACTATCCCTGTAACATTAGGATTACGATGGGGAATAATTTTATTCATTATTTCAGAAGTATTTTTTTTTATTTCGTTTTTTTGAGCTTTTTTTCATAGTAGTTTATCCCCAACTATTGAATTAGGAATAATTTGACCTCCTATTGGAATTATTCCTTTTAATCCCTTCCAAATTCCTTTACTTAATACAGCTATTCTCTTAGCATCAGGAGTTACTGTTACATGGGCTCATCATACTTTAATAGAAAGTAATCATTCTCAAACTACTCAAGGATTATTTTTTACAATTATATTAGGAATTTATTTTTCAATTTTACAAGCTTATGAATATATTGAAGCACCTTTTACAATTGCAGATTCTG
It encodes the following:
- the COX3 gene encoding cytochrome c oxidase subunit III, which produces MSTHANHPFHLVDYSPWPLTGAIGAMTTVTGLVQWFHQYNNSLFLLGNIITMLTMYQWWRDISREGTFQGLHTIPVTLGLRWGMILFIISEVFFFISFFWAFFHSSLSPTIELGMIWPPIGIIPFNPFQIPLLNTAILLASGVTVTWAHHTLMESNHSQTTQGLFFTIMLGIYFSILQAYEYIEAPFTIADSVYGSTFYIATGFHGLHVLIGTTFLLICLLRHLNYHFSKNHHFGFEAAAWYWHFVDEVWLFLYIPIYWWGN